The Paenibacillus sp. RUD330 genome has a segment encoding these proteins:
- the spoIID gene encoding stage II sporulation protein D has protein sequence MALASVSVLTAAAILIPGFIVAKSQDGGTNARQQEQALIPGPEATGVELPGGSAAARQAGQADANEAAGGAAGAADGGQASGTAVEAAGGAGGPADGGQPTGVAPGGGAPAGTQGSAPRPSTGPKKLTALDLTQVRVYVTKEKRIEKVPMETYIRGVIAGEMPISFEPEALKAQAIAARTYIVRRLASGDVSGMPVKGADVTDTTAHQVYIPMKQLLARWSGKEREANLTKLNEAVQGTRGEIVTYQGSPIQALFFSTSNGYTENSEDYWDASLPYLRSVASPWDKSLSPEYKETTTMPLASFYQKLGLSGSTPARSLRVLDTTDGRRIRELAAGDATFTGREAREKLGLASSQFTWKISGKNIEITTYGYGHGVGMSQWGADGMAKKGSTAYQILSHYYTGTAVVRENDLPRMSS, from the coding sequence ATGGCGCTGGCTTCGGTAAGCGTCCTTACGGCGGCCGCGATCCTGATTCCGGGATTTATCGTCGCCAAGTCGCAGGATGGCGGGACGAATGCCCGGCAGCAAGAGCAAGCCTTGATTCCGGGGCCGGAAGCAACCGGCGTGGAGCTGCCGGGCGGCAGCGCTGCCGCCCGGCAGGCCGGGCAGGCAGACGCCAACGAAGCGGCCGGCGGAGCTGCGGGGGCGGCCGATGGGGGACAAGCATCCGGAACCGCCGTAGAAGCGGCCGGCGGGGCTGGCGGGCCGGCCGATGGGGGACAGCCAACGGGAGTCGCCCCCGGCGGCGGGGCTCCGGCCGGAACGCAGGGATCGGCGCCGCGGCCTTCTACCGGGCCGAAGAAGCTGACGGCGCTGGATCTGACCCAGGTGCGCGTCTATGTGACGAAGGAGAAGCGCATAGAGAAGGTGCCGATGGAGACCTATATCCGCGGTGTCATCGCCGGCGAGATGCCGATCTCCTTCGAGCCGGAAGCGCTCAAGGCGCAGGCGATCGCCGCCCGCACGTATATCGTCCGGAGGCTCGCTTCCGGCGACGTCAGCGGCATGCCGGTGAAGGGGGCGGATGTCACGGACACGACCGCACATCAGGTGTACATCCCGATGAAGCAGCTGCTTGCCCGCTGGAGCGGCAAGGAGCGGGAGGCGAATCTGACGAAGCTGAACGAAGCCGTCCAAGGGACGAGAGGGGAAATCGTCACCTATCAGGGAAGTCCGATTCAGGCCCTGTTCTTTTCCACCAGCAACGGGTATACCGAAAATTCAGAGGATTACTGGGATGCCAGCCTTCCCTATCTCCGCAGCGTGGCCAGCCCGTGGGACAAGTCCCTGTCTCCGGAATATAAGGAGACGACGACGATGCCGCTGGCGTCCTTCTACCAGAAGCTCGGCCTAAGCGGCAGCACGCCGGCTCGCAGCTTGCGGGTGCTCGATACGACGGACGGCAGAAGAATACGCGAGCTGGCAGCGGGAGACGCCACGTTCACAGGCCGCGAGGCCCGGGAGAAGCTGGGACTGGCATCCTCTCAGTTCACCTGGAAGATCAGCGGCAAAAATATCGAGATCACGACTTATGGCTACGGCCACGGAGTCGGGATGAGCCAGTGGGGCGCGGACGGCATGGCGAAGAAGGGCAGCACCGCCTATCAGATTCTGTCCCACTACTATACCGGAACCGCGGTCGTGAGGGAGAACGATCTCCCCCGCATGAGCAGCTAG
- a CDS encoding HAMP domain-containing sensor histidine kinase: MRRLAARLGLNTIFAKVLIISLSILGVTFLVYNLVSTQLVRRDMFDRQQGMEGAELRRTVKLLETAASERWTESMVSTALKVVVPPQMKSILVIDSSGRYMQVGDVPLPGSEIKSIISEANIGSSGQFRSQMIENESGKWIVSSQYVPSIDRYVVSLSTGFQRDFRRWQNLSWLAIAVALAVSAVFSWLFSRYMTTRIRRMSLGAERFAKGDFETPIRDSSPDELGRLAGSLNRMAEDLGALEQTRRDFLANVSHDLRSPLTSIHGYVEAILDGTIPGEKADRYLQITQEQTVRLMKLVNDLLDMSKIESGQFDVQPAEFDLAETVRLLLARMESTFRHHGVRYEIKGRVDSEPGQAPEWSGEGAGDGLAAGSGKVMVVGDAHRLEQVMVNLIQNAMAFSPKGSTVYVTLDAQEEQACLTVRDEGIGMSPEETERIWERFYKTDEARSGRGGTGIGLSIVKHILDAHGSRIAVRSEQGRGSSFSFCLQRSAGGGGAEAAAAEPQD, encoded by the coding sequence ATGAGGCGTCTGGCCGCAAGGCTCGGGCTCAATACGATATTCGCCAAGGTGCTGATTATCTCGCTCTCTATCCTCGGCGTGACGTTCCTCGTCTACAACCTGGTTTCGACGCAGCTCGTCCGGCGCGACATGTTCGACCGGCAGCAGGGCATGGAAGGGGCGGAGCTGCGGCGGACGGTCAAGCTGCTGGAGACGGCCGCATCCGAGAGATGGACCGAGAGCATGGTCAGCACGGCGCTCAAGGTCGTCGTGCCTCCGCAGATGAAGAGCATTCTCGTCATCGACAGCAGCGGCCGCTACATGCAGGTCGGGGACGTGCCCTTGCCAGGCAGCGAGATCAAGTCCATCATCAGCGAGGCCAATATCGGCTCCAGCGGCCAGTTCCGCTCCCAGATGATCGAGAACGAGTCCGGCAAATGGATCGTGAGCTCCCAGTACGTGCCGTCGATCGACCGCTATGTCGTCTCGCTCTCGACCGGCTTTCAGCGGGACTTCCGCCGCTGGCAGAATCTGAGCTGGCTGGCCATCGCCGTCGCGCTGGCCGTATCGGCGGTATTCTCCTGGCTGTTCTCCCGCTACATGACGACGCGGATCCGCCGCATGAGCCTCGGCGCGGAGCGCTTCGCCAAGGGAGACTTTGAGACGCCAATCCGCGATTCCTCTCCCGACGAGCTCGGCCGATTGGCGGGCTCGCTCAACCGCATGGCGGAAGACCTCGGCGCGCTGGAACAGACCCGCCGCGACTTTCTCGCCAACGTCTCCCATGATCTCCGCTCTCCGCTGACATCCATCCATGGTTATGTGGAGGCGATTCTGGACGGAACGATACCGGGGGAGAAGGCGGACCGCTATTTGCAGATCACCCAGGAGCAGACCGTCCGGCTGATGAAGCTCGTGAACGATCTGCTCGACATGTCCAAGATCGAGTCCGGACAGTTCGACGTGCAGCCCGCGGAGTTCGATCTGGCCGAGACGGTGAGGCTGCTGCTGGCGCGGATGGAATCCACCTTCCGGCATCATGGAGTCCGGTACGAGATCAAGGGCCGGGTCGACTCGGAGCCTGGTCAGGCTCCGGAGTGGAGCGGGGAGGGAGCCGGCGACGGGCTTGCCGCCGGCAGCGGCAAGGTGATGGTCGTAGGCGACGCCCACCGTCTGGAGCAGGTGATGGTCAATCTGATCCAGAACGCCATGGCGTTCTCGCCGAAAGGATCGACTGTCTATGTAACGCTGGACGCGCAGGAGGAGCAAGCCTGCCTGACGGTAAGGGATGAAGGCATCGGCATGTCGCCAGAGGAGACGGAGCGCATCTGGGAGCGGTTCTACAAGACGGATGAAGCCCGTTCCGGGCGCGGCGGCACGGGCATCGGGCTGTCGATCGTCAAGCATATCCTGGATGCGCACGGCTCCCGCATCGCGGTCCGCAGCGAGCAGGGCCGGGGCAGCTCCTTTTCCTTCTGCCTCCAGCGTTCGGCTGGCGGAGGCGGAGCCGAAGCGGCGGCCGCCGAGCCGCAGGACTGA
- a CDS encoding response regulator transcription factor, whose translation MKMPYILIIEDDSLISDLLELYLQRYGFQYATAGDGAAGLRKFYEQIPDLVVLDIMMPGRDGWSVCEEIRQTSTVPIIFLTGKGDGYDKLKGFSMGADDYLVKPFDPKELLARIRAVLKRTHPTLYKEQAAFPDLVVDVNEYRVTVRGRDVGSAPKEVELLYCMASRPGKVFTREELLQQIWGMDYFGDSNTVDVHIKRIRDKIGEHRSWRIATVRGVGYKFEVQP comes from the coding sequence ATGAAAATGCCTTATATCTTGATCATAGAAGACGATTCCCTGATCAGCGACCTGCTGGAGCTGTACTTGCAGCGGTACGGCTTCCAGTACGCGACGGCGGGCGACGGCGCAGCCGGGCTCAGGAAGTTCTACGAGCAGATTCCCGATCTCGTCGTCCTGGATATCATGATGCCGGGCCGCGACGGCTGGAGCGTATGCGAGGAAATCCGGCAGACCAGCACGGTGCCGATCATTTTCCTGACCGGCAAAGGGGACGGCTACGACAAGCTGAAGGGCTTTTCCATGGGAGCGGACGATTACCTCGTCAAGCCGTTCGATCCGAAGGAGCTGCTGGCCCGGATCCGGGCCGTCCTGAAGCGGACGCATCCGACCTTGTACAAGGAGCAGGCGGCCTTCCCGGATCTCGTCGTCGACGTGAACGAATACCGCGTGACGGTGCGAGGGCGGGATGTGGGCAGCGCTCCGAAGGAGGTCGAGCTGCTCTACTGCATGGCTTCCCGGCCGGGCAAGGTGTTCACCCGCGAGGAGCTGCTCCAGCAGATCTGGGGCATGGATTATTTCGGCGATTCCAATACGGTCGACGTGCACATCAAGCGCATCCGGGACAAGATCGGCGAGCATCGGTCCTGGCGCATCGCCACCGTGCGCGGCGTCGGCTATAAGTTCGAGGTCCAGCCATGA